Genomic segment of Arachis hypogaea cultivar Tifrunner chromosome 16, arahy.Tifrunner.gnm2.J5K5, whole genome shotgun sequence:
GTAATACATTCTAGTTAATGAGATGACTTCCTCTTTCAGCAACCTTCCTCTTAGCATTGCTATCAGAATCATATTCACCGCTGTTGTCCACGTCCCCTTACCGATGGTGCTTCTTTCTGCGACCCTTCTCATAGCTGTCTGAATCAGATGGATCGTCCTCATGCTTCCTTCTTCGAGACTCACCCTTCTTTCCAGCATTGACCTTCCTCTTAGAATCGCGATCAGAATCATATTTGCCACCACTGTCTGAAGTCTCTCTACGGTGCTTCTTTCTGTCCATTCTGCTGTCTGAATCAGAAGAATTATCCTCATACTTCCGTTTATGATATTCATCTTTTCTGAGTAGGCCTGTATCTTTAAGGCCCTTCCTTTTAGCATTTTCATCCACTCTATGATGCTTGTTTCTATCATCAAAACTGCTGTATGAATCTGGAGAATCATCACCATACTTTCTCCTTTGAGTTTCACCCCTGTGTTGCCTTGTATCTTTAACATTCTTCTTTGTATCATATTCATCCACCTCTCTTTGGTTCTTCCTTCTATGGTCCTTCTCACCATCCAAATCAAATGAATCGTCATCATACTTTCTCCTTTGAGGGTCAGCCTTCTTGTCATACCTTCTATCTTCAACACCCTTCTTTTTAGCGTATTCATCCTGCTCCCTTCCGGGTTTTCTTCTATGATCCTTCTCATCATCCATACTGCTATCTGATTCAAAAGAATCATCATCATACTTCTTCCTCCGAGTGTCAGCCTTCTTGTTGTGCCTTGTATCTTCAACATCCTCCTTTTTAGCATATTCATCCTCCTCCCTTCGGTGTTTTCTTTTATAATCCTTCTCATTATCCGTACTGCTATCTGATTCTGAAGAATCATCATCATACTTCTTCCTCCGACTGTTAGCCTTCTTGTTGTGCCTTGTATCTTTAACATTCCTCTTTTTGGCATAATCATCCTCCTCTCTTCGATGCTTCCTTCTATGATCCTGTTCATCATCTGTGCTGCTATCAGATTCAGTTGATTCGTCATTATACTTTCTcctttgagtgtcaaccttcttgTTGTGCCTTGTATCTCTAACATCCATCTTTTTGGCATATTCATCCTCCTCTCTTCGGTGCTTCCTTCTATGATCTTTCTCATCATCAGTACTGCTATCTGATTCAGATGAGTCATCATACTTTTTCCTTCGAGTGTCACCCTTCTTGCTGTGCGTTGTATCTTTAACACCCTTCTTTTTGGTATATTCATCCTCTTCTCTTCGGTGCCTCCTCTTATAATCTTTCTCATCATCCATACTGCTATCTGAATCGGACGAATCATCATCATACTTATTCTTTTGAGTATCAACCTTCTTGTGGTGCCTCGTGGTATCTTTAACATCCTTCTTTTTAGCATCTTCATCCTTTATATCTTCAGCCATTTTTTTCTTCCTACTGAAATCTCTGTCCAAAAACGCATGCTCACTTTTCGAGTTATGCTTCACCTCAGCAATAGAAGCATTTTTCCCATCATCATTCCCATCAGCAATTATTTCACCATCTTCAACAGAAGCTATTCCAAGAGCAGCTTTTAAGGTTTCCATCTGTTTTTCCTTTCTAGCAGCAACTTGGTGAGTCTGGGTATCTGAAACTCTGAAAATTTGCCCCAAAAGCAATATGGTTAATGAATGACTGGAAAGGAACTATGTAAACATcgcttaaaaaaaaaaccaagcaaGCATAATTGTTTGTTAGCCCCTTCTTTCAATCTTCAAAGAAACACAAATTGTTCTAACATACATACCAAACATCTATTTCACAAGCCTAATAAAATACCATGACTTAAACAAGCTTTTCATCTATAAAATATAGCACATATTAGTTTCAACCTCTCAATTTCTGTTTCAGTCTCGTTGTCAGGTCATCTACAATGAACTAGGGATGAAGACTATAAAGGATTACAATTTCACAGACCAGATCAAATCCATGCTTAAGCACATGGAAATGATTACAACCGATATTGTTTGCGTCGGTCAAAGAAATTTGCTTtgtttcagtctctatctctaacTCCCAGACCCTGTCAGGTGCATTTGCCCCTAATGAGGGCTTGGTATGgggtaaagaaattaaaaatttcaaagctTGCTCAACAGCAGAATTTTACTGACAGTTCTCATCCAATGCGAAACATAccctcactattaaaaatactaatcatCAAACATTAAATGTGTTAAATTTTCACAGAACAAACATATAAATGATCACATCAAAACCTAAGCACATACAAACCCCAAATCAAAACACATCCAAAGATTACATCAAAACAAAAATTTCTCACCTCTTATCGGATGCACTGGTTGGTCCATCGCCGTCCTCAGCAGCCGCAGCGGTTTCCAAATTCCTCCGGGCCTCATCGAGCTTCTCAGCGATCTCAGCATCAGTGTAACCCTGATCAATGAGCTTATCTTCGAGGATCACAAGCTTGAGCTGAATCTGGCGCTTGCGGTCATGCTCAAGAATCTCCTTGTTGGGCTTCCTTGTAACACCAGCAGTTCCCTGATCCGCTTCGAAACCCTTTGTGTTCTCCGAAACCTTGTTAGTTTTGGCCTTCACGAAAAACTTGTTGCCCTGGATGTAACCGTTGGTACCGGACCCTCTCGGAGTCTGTAACCCTATTCCGTTGTACATAGTATCGTTCTCTTAGCAATCACAAAAGCTGAAATTCAAAAGGAAAACCGAACCGAGAAAAAGGAAATTAGAAACCCTAAATTTTACAGTAATTATGGGAATGAAATATGATGTTAACAACGAAACCAGATATTGATGTT
This window contains:
- the LOC112755504 gene encoding uncharacterized protein, whose protein sequence is MYNGIGLQTPRGSGTNGYIQGNKFFVKAKTNKVSENTKGFEADQGTAGVTRKPNKEILEHDRKRQIQLKLVILEDKLIDQGYTDAEIAEKLDEARRNLETAAAAEDGDGPTSASDKRVSDTQTHQVAARKEKQMETLKAALGIASVEDGEIIADGNDDGKNASIAEVKHNSKSEHAFLDRDFSRKKKMAEDIKDEDAKKKDVKDTTRHHKKVDTQKNKYDDDSSDSDSSMDDEKDYKRRHRREEDEYTKKKGVKDTTHSKKGDTRRKKYDDSSESDSSTDDEKDHRRKHRREEDEYAKKMDVRDTRHNKKVDTQRRKYNDESTESDSSTDDEQDHRRKHRREEDDYAKKRNVKDTRHNKKANSRRKKYDDDSSESDSSTDNEKDYKRKHRREEDEYAKKEDVEDTRHNKKADTRRKKYDDDSFESDSSMDDEKDHRRKPGREQDEYAKKKGVEDRRYDKKADPQRRKYDDDSFDLDGEKDHRRKNQREVDEYDTKKNVKDTRQHRGETQRRKYGDDSPDSYSSFDDRNKHHRVDENAKRKGLKDTGLLRKDEYHKRKYEDNSSDSDSRMDRKKHRRETSDSGGKYDSDRDSKRKVNAGKKGESRRRKHEDDPSDSDSYEKGRRKKHHR